The region ATCACCAGGATTTGTTATGGCATAAGTTAAGTGGGCATAACCCTCTTTTGAACCCATTGTAGCTACACACTCAGTTTGTGGATCTAACTTACAATCATATCTGCTTTCATACCAATCAGATATAGCTTTTAAAAGTTTTGGAATACCTTTTGAAGTTGAGTAACCATGAGTTTTGGTTTTTTTGGCCGACTCAATAAGTTTCTCACGAATGTGTTTTGGTGTATCTCCATCAGGATTACCCATTGAAAAATCTATAACATCTTTACCTGCACGACGCTCTTGCATCTTGATGTCATTTACTTCTGCGAAAACATATTTAGGGAGTCTCTCAACTCTATTAAACCTTATCTCATCAAACATTTAAATATTTCCTCATTAAATTATTAATGGTATTTTAGCGAAAAATATTTATGAAAAGTTTATGAGTAGATTTTATCTAACACCCAATGGAGTTAAAACCAAGTCATCTCTGATGTTTTTAAGAGTATAAATATCTGAAATTTTTATATAATGAGTGTTGTCATTTAGGTTCAAAACTATGCTTCTTTTTCTATTATCTTTTTTTACTACTTTGAGTAGATGCAAAGAATTATCATAATAAGCGATATAAGGATACCAACTATTTCTTCTTGAAGATGTAATTTTAATCTTTTTAATACCTGAAACATTTATCCACTTAGCATAAAGAGATCTCTTTAACTTGATCTCCATACCCTCTTTGAGAGTTTCAACATTTAACTCTCCATCTCTCATATCAACTACATAGGTCCAATTTAGAGGAGAGTTTCTGTAAATATCTACAATACTACAACCACTTTTACCAAGCTCTTGTTGTAGTATTAATGGATCAGTAGCATACTCTGATGTAAGATTTATCGTCCAAGTAAATTCTGAATTATTAAGATTTGATTCCTGTGTTACATATCTATAATAACCAATATTTCTAAGAGTATCTCCCATAATCTTTACAAAAAACAATGGTGAACCACTTGTTTTAAAATGAAGCGTTAATTCACTAGGTTTTTTGAAAAAAAGATTTAAAAGACCATTTTCTTTAAGAGTTTGTATCACTTTTACAGCGTTTACTCTATCACCAATATAATAATCTGATGCAGGAGAAAAAAGTATTCCTATATAAGCACTATTTTGTTTATATATTTTAGGATCTATTAAAGTTTGAATTTTTTGCGTGAGTGCATCTACCTCTTTAAGTGTTTCACCAAAAGAGATAGAAAAACATAGTAAAACAGCAAAAATCAGCCTTACCATTTATTTCCTCTATTTAAATCTTTAAACTCTTGAAAAGTGATTTTAGATAACTTTGCATCTTTATATAAAAGTCTGATATTTAACTTATCATTAAATTCTGTGATTTCACCATTTATCTCAATCTTAACATAGCCATGACCAAGAGTAAGTATCCAATCTTTATTTGGATCTATTTCTAGTTCATCTTTAAAAAGTTTTTGATATTTTTTATGATTTGAAAGGTCGATATAACCTATCCAAAGCTCAGATGATGGAATGATTTTAAAAGATTTAACAACTTCAACCACTTCAGGAACTACTTCAGGTTCTGGTACTACAACTTCCGTTATGGTTGCATTTTCATCTTCTTCTATAATTGCATTTTGAGAAATACTCTCTTTGGCATTATTAATAGCACGATTATCAATAGCATGAGTATCTGTTTTTTGAGAGCTTTCAGCTGATGTATCAAGAGTAAAAAATACACCCACTCCAAATATAACTAAAACTAAAAGTATATACAAAAGTGTATAGCTTTTTTTCTTTTTTGGAGCTATAAAAACTTTCTTATGTTCATCTTCAATATCAGCATCTTTGGCATAAAACTCTTTTGCTTTTTCTTTTAAATAAGTTAAATCAACACCATACTCTCTCTCAAGTATTGAAACAAAACCTAAGAGTTGTATCTTAGTCATATCATCAAAAGTTTCATGAAGTACAGCCTGAACATGCTGTCTTGCTATATGAGTTCGCTCATGTATTTTTTGAGCACCAATATTTTGTAATTTAGTAAGTCCATCACTCATATTCTCATCCTATCCATCAAAATAGCTCCTGCCACACTAACATTTAAGGAGTCAAATTCATGTGACATTTTTATGCTAACAACTTCATCTAGTTTAGAAGAGATGCGAGAAGTTAAACCCTCTCCTTCGCTACCCAAAACTAAAACTCTTTTTTGTTTTAACTTAACATCTCTTATATCTACACCACCCATATCTGCACCGTAGATGCAAAAACCAGATGTTTTTAAATCATTTATAACATTGTGTATATTGTGTTCTAATGCAAATGGCATATCAAACAAAGCACCCGTACTTGTTCTCATAATAGGCTCAAGATTTAAGTTCTTAACTCCACAAGCTACAATCGCTTCAACACCCATTGCATAGGCTGTTCTAACGATTGCACCGATATTTCCAACATCAGTTAAACCCGATAAAACTAAAACAAAATCTTTATCTAAAAAAGATTTAAAAGAGTGAAGTTCATAATCATCAACTTCAGCCAAAATGCCTTGATGATTTGCATTTTTACACATTTTTCCCGCAGCATCTGCTGGTATGCGTTTAACTTCAAAATCCATCTTCATTAACCGAGAATACTCTTTTTTATCAAGATCTTTTGCAAGATACAGAGTTTTGATTTTATTAGGATAGTTTTTTATTATATATTGAACTGGTTGTTTTGCATAAATTAACATAAAGACATTTTAGCAAAAAAAAGTGATAATATAGCTAGTTTGATATTTTTATTGTAGTTTTAGGAGTCTTTGGTAACAAGATTTTGTATTTTCGCCTGTTATTTTAGAAATAAGTTTTGCTTGTACTTTTTTAGGCAAATCAAGTTCTAAAATGTCATTTTGTGAAATCGCACTACTGTTGTGCATCTCGCTAGCTTCAATAACGACAACCCACTCACCTCTAAAATTGTCACTTAAAGCATTCAAAACTTCTTTTGCTGTTCCATTAAAGTATTTTTGATATTTTTTACTTATCTCTTTTGCTAAAAATATTTTTCTATTTGGTTCTTCATCTATTATTTCAAGAAGAAGTTTTTGAAGTCTATGAGGGGATTCATAAAGCACAGTTGTAAAACCACTATGTAGAGCACCTTGTAGTGAGGTAGCTCTATCTTTTCCTTTGTGAGGTAAAAATCCCCAAAATAGCATCTGTGTCTCTACAAATCCACTAGCCACAAAAGCTGTTAAAAGTGCATTTGCTCCAGGAAAGACATCATACTCAATAGAATTTTCTTGTGCATATTTTATCAGAAGTTGTCCAGGGTCACTAATGCCAGGCATACCTGCATCTGAGACATAAACAACATTTTGTTCAAAAAAAGAGGGTTCTAATTTTTCAACAAAATGCTTTTCATTGTGTGAGTGAAGTGATATAAACTGCTGATTTTCTTTAAAAACAGTATTGTATCTCTCTTTTAAAATGTGTATGAGTTTTTTTGTAACGCGAGTATCTTCGCAAAGTAGAGTGTCGGCTTCACTAAGTGCTTCAATAGCACGAAGTGAGATATCGCCTATGTTTCCAATCGGAGTTGGAATAAGTTTTAACATTTTTTAAATAATCTAAATTTATCAAGATTATACTCAATCACTAAAGCTATGCCTTTGGCGAAAGAAAACATTAAATTTTCTAGTTTTTAGCGTAACGCTTGTTAAATTTCTCAATTCTACCAGCAGTATCTACCATTCTTTCAGAACCTGTAAAGAAAGGATGACATTCATTACAAATATCTATACGCATTTCATCATTTTTACTTTTAGTTTCAAAACTGTTTCCACATGCACATGTTACTGTACAAGTTACTAGTTTAGGGTGAAGATCTTTTTTCATTTTTAGCCTTTTGATACTCGTTAATGTGCGAATATCTATATATTTTTTAAATCCGTATGGGTGCGGATTTTTTTCAAATGCGATTGTATCTAAACTTTTCTTATAATAATATTTTAGAAGCAACTGCCATAACGGCACTCTCAGAACGAAGAACCATAGGCGTATCCAATCTAAAACTTTCTTGCGTAGCCAAAAGTTCTCTCTCAGATGCAGAAAAACCACCCTCACAACCTATAAGAACTCTCTCAAAATCAGCCTCAGATGCTAAAGTGTTTTCACAAAAATCAAAAACTTTTACATCTTTATATTTATCTAAAAACTCTTTTATATTTTTATATGTATCAAACTCCATATAAGAACTTCTTCCACACTGTTGCATCGAAGCTTCTAAAATTCTCTCAAATCTTTTAAAATCAAGTTTTATATTTTTTTGACTTCTATCACAATATATAAAAGAAATTTTTGCAACACCTATTTCATTTAGAGATGCTAAAACTTTCTCTATAGAGTTTGCATCTATAACGCACCAAGCTATATGAAGTGTTTTTTTACTTTTAGAAATATTTTCCTCTGAAGATATAAGCTCAAGGAGCAAACTTCTAGGCTCTATAAATTTAACTCTATATTTATAAAGCCTAGTCATATCATTTTTATTTCTAAAATATAACTCATCATCTACACAATGACGACGCACTTTTACTAAGTATTTATAAAGTTCTCCCTTTACACTTAGAGATTCTTTTGATGCATCTTCATGCAATATATATATCACAACCACATCCATATAGAAATAGGCAATAGAGTTAAAATCTCTATTAAAAATATTTTATTAGCTTCTACTTTATATAAAGTCAAAGCTGCTTCATCTGTTTTATCTGCTCTTTGTAATTTTTTTGATTTTATATTTTCCAAAATTATCAAGGCTATTGAAACCACAATCATTACAATATTTTCTATAGTAAAATCTAAATGCTTTGCTGCCATCATAACTATTCCTGTAAAGATAATAGAAGTTATTACCATCATACTTATAGGAATAAAAAGAGTCATAAATCTTGCATATTTTTTAATATCATTTGCTTTTAAGAGCATAAAAATATTTATGAAAATCACTCCAAAAATTCCTATAACACTATAGCTATGCGTTACTACACCAATATCGTACATTTCATTCATAGTTTCTCCGTTTTATTTTAAACTCAAAACTTTGACTAATTTTCACTTAAATGCACTTTAGATATATCCAAAAGAATATCTAAAAATTTATAAACACCAAGAACTACACCAACAGAACCTATTACTATACAAATCTCTGGAATTGGTGGTGTATTTGATATAAAACTATTTATAATGTCATATTCTCCATATTTTTGAAAACCTGTGCCAAATCTATCGCTAAGAGGGTATGCATTTCCCCCATAAACAAAGATATATCTACCTATATAAGTACCTACGATTATTGACAATGAAGCTAAAAGCATTAAAGAAGCATCTATTTTTCTTTTTATTAACTGAAGAGTTATAAATAAAATAGGAAATGCAATAGCCAATAATGTATAGATGTAAAACTGATAAGCATAGCCCTCAAACAAGATTACAGTTGCCCATTTTTTATCTATAAATAAAAATGCCACAGCCTCATAAGATGCTACTAAGACTATAAGTATTAAAGCAAATCTTCTAAGAGTTTTCACCAAAGTATCAAAATCACCTTTTAGCTCATCTTTATAGTTTAAATATGAGTATAAAATCATAGCTCCACTTGCTGCTAAAAAAGAAGATAGTATAAAGTATAGAGGTAAAATTGGATAAGTTGTCCATAGATGCCTTGCAGTATTCATATCAAAAAGTCTAGCTTGAATATAGTACTCTGCAATATCGATACCTATTCCCAAAAACAGTATTATCCATGCTATTTTTTTTACCATTTTTTTCTTATCAGTCTTTAGCAGATATATTTCAAACATAACAAATGGAATATAAACTAAATAAAGCGGAAGCATAAGCCACATACCAGAACCGACATTTGGAGTAATAAGCATCCATAACATATTTAACATATTTAAATCAAAAACAATTGTAAAAAGGCCGCCAAAAACCATACAAAGTCCGAGAGTTAAAAAGCCTACTGCTGTTTTTTTTATGATTTGTAAATTAAATATTTCTCCAATAGTTACTATGAAAATAATTCCACTTCCTGTATAAATCATATACATATAGTTTACGATATACAAAGTCCAAGGACTCTCTCTTTTAACTTCTCCTCCATGACCAAATATAGCTTCTTTCATAGCAAGAGCTACATCATGACTTCCTTGATTGAGTCCAGCATCAAAAGCATTTGCAGTTAAAAGAAAGTATCTTTCATTAACAATTTCATATATACCAAACAGACCAAAAGCCAGCAAAACATATGACAAAAGCATTGTTTTATTGAAAAAAAGTTGATACAAAGAGACTTTATTTATTTCTATTCCGGCTATATTATATTTTTCCATTGTGCACTCCTTTTACTTACTGCTTTATCAATAAGAGGTTTAAAACTCTCCCATGTGTGAATTGTTGTGCCCTCAGCTATAGAATTTATCGCAAAATTTTGATCTTCGGGAAATATATAAAATAATTTTGGAACTGTTCCCTCAGACTCTTTTAAAACAAAAAATTTCCTTCTCTTTAGAAGCTTAACTAACTCTCCGTTTTCATCATCTAAATCACCAAATAATCTAACCTTAGTTGGACAAGTGGCTTGACACGCTGTAGTGCTTTCACCTTTAGCGATTCTTGTATCAAAACAAAATGTACATTTATCAACTGCTACAAACTTATCATCAACATATCTTGCATCATAAGGACAAGCTTCCATACAACCTTTACAAAGTATGCATTTATCTTTATCAACCATCACTAATCCGCCATCATTAAAGTAACTAGCTTGAGTAGGGCAAACATCAACGCAAGGAGCATCTACACAGTGGTTACACTGAGAAGGATAATAATTTACAAAAGGGTTTCCAAATATTGACTTTTCAGTTTGTCCGACCCATATTCGTTGTTTATCTGCACCGAGTTGTACTCCATTTTCTTCTTTACACGCTACTTCGCATGCTTTACAATTTATACAATCTTGATAATCTAACGCCATAGCAAAATTCATGACTCAACCTTTCTTATCTCTACTTGTGTTTCATGCATAGCAGCACTGCCAAATACAGGCTCTATTGCATCCTCAATAATAATATTATCGCTAGCTCCATTTCTATGAGCCAATGTCAGTCCTTCACTTGAAGCACCAAATCCATGAACGTAAAAAAGTACATCTTTAATGATTTTATTTGTAGGATAAGCTTTGATGTAAACCTTACCTATTTTACTTTTTACTTCAATTAAATCACCATGATTTATACCTTTTTGGCTAGCTTGATCTTGATTTATCCAAACATAATTTTCTCTCAACAAGTCTAAAAGCATGGCATTATTTTGTGTAGCATTTTGTGTAAATTGTGCATGTCTTCCTGTGATAAACTTAAACTTACCCTCATCAACTTCTACATAATCAGCTTCATTCCATGTAGGCATAGCATCTACACCTTTTTTTGTTAATGATGTTAAGTTACATTCAACTTTTTTAGAGCTAGTATTTATGTATTTTTTAATAGCAGCTATAGCTTTTTTATCTACACATATATCATCATGTAAATTTTCATTTTTATCTTTTTTACTTACAGTATAGTAGCGTTTATCTTCAGGATAATATTCATACTCATTAGTAGATACTTGTTTAAAATATTTGTCCATATTTGGATAATAAACACCTTTTTCTTTTAAACTTTTATACGCTTGTTCTCCATACTTACTAACAACAGCCTCTTTATTAAGATGTTCTTGAGAGTGTTCAAACATATCGCTAAGATCAAAACCATCTTCTTCATATACTTCTGATTCTTCTCTATCATCAAGTTCATCTTGAATATCTTCATCGTGTTTTTTAGTTATTTCCCAAAGTGGTTTTGAGAGTTTTTTAGATAAACCTTGCAAAATCTCAAAAACAGGTTTACTTTCATATAGAGGCTCTATAACTTTATTTCTAAGTGCTATAGAAGGCTCTACTCCGCCAAACGATTTTACAGGATCTTCTCTTTCTAAATAACTACATTCAGGCAATACAACATCACTCATAATAACAGTATCACTAGGCATAGTATCTATAGTCACAACCAAATCCATCATATTAAATAGTTTTGTTGTTTTAGAAGAGTCTGGTACACTCAGCATCGGATTTTGCTTATATGTAAACATCGCCTTGATTGGATATGGCGATTTATTTTCTACAACTAAATTTCTCCATCCAATCCAAGACCCAGTAGCACCAACTATCGCAGCTACATCTTTATCTATTCTTCCTTTAGCGTTTGCATATATAGGTGTATTTACCTCATGCTCTGCTAAAGGTAGTTTTTTTCCAAAAACAATACCGCCCTTAACATCAATACCACCACCTAAAGCAGTAAAAATAGCTTGAGCACGTCTTAGTTGAAAATCTTGTTTACTCCAAGCCGTGCGTCTTCCTTGATAATATATTGACTGAGGAGCATTCGCCATAAAATCTCTAGCTATAGTTATGATTTTTTCTGCTTTTATACCTGTGATTTTTTCTGCCCACTCTGGAGTATACTTATGTGAAAGTATATGCTGTTTATAGCTCTCAAAGTCATTCATATTTTGTTCTACAAACTCTTTATTGTAAAGAACTTCAGTAATAGCCACATAAGTCAAAGCCAAAACAAAAGCTAAATCGCTACCTACTTTTATACCTAGCCAATCATCCGATAAAGCAGCTGTATTTGTAAATCTAGGATCAACACAGATAAGTTTTACACCCTTTCCTCTTGTTCTTTTAAAGATATCCATAGTATCTGGAGTAACTATAGCCTCTGCTCTATTAGCTCCAGCCATAATTACATATTTTGCATTTTGCAAATCAGCTTCACCATAAGAACCTATGGTTAAAGCATATCCTGCAACCGCAGTTTGAAGACAAATTGAAGAGTGATTTAAAAAATTTGTAGAACCTAATTTATTTCCTAAAAAACTTCTATAAGTATGTTCTCCCATACCCTCGCCAGCACAATATCCAATTGTTGAGCGATTATCTTCTTCTTCATCTAAAATATCTTTTAGTCCTTTAAAATCTTTTGTTCCATTTAAGATAGCCTCATAAGCTTCATCCCATGTTACTCTTTGAAATTTTCCATCGCCTCTTTTTCCGATTCTAATCATTGGATATTTAAGTCTATCTGGGTCATAAAGTGCGTGTATACCTGCTACACCTCTAGCACATAACATATTTTTTGATTTTGGAAATTGTGGATTTGGGTCAAGCTTTGTAACTATACCATTTTCTATTTTTGCTATAGCTGCACATTTATTTACACACATTTCACATAAAGTTGGTACTTTAGAAAAAGTATATTTTGTGTTTTCTTTCTCACTTTTATTGGCAAATAGAGCAACTGAACTAACCGCTGATGCACCTAAGATTGATAATGCAACACTTCCTTGTAAAAACTTTCTTCTCGATACTTCGATTTCCATCGTTTTATTCCCTTCTTGTATTGACCTAGAATGTGAACGAATTGTATCCAAATCAATTACAGTTTTCTCGCTAAACACATTTATAAAAGTTATAACTTAAATTAAGCTTTCAATGCATTTGTAAAAATTATAACTTTATTTACATTAATTAATAATATACTTATATTACTTTCTATATACTTTAACTTAAATATTCAAATTAAAGGAATTTACAATGAAAATGAAAAGCTTTGTGCTTATTGCAACACTATTTGCATCTACATTATTTGCTCAGACTGGTAGTGAGATATTTAATAAAAACTGTTCAAGCTGTCATGCAGACTCTTTGGGAGTAACGGTTGATCTTCAAGATAGATATAAAGGTATATATAAAGCTCCATATATAAAAGATTTAGTGATAAAGCTAAAAGCTAAAACACAAAATCAAGAAGCTTTTACCTCTTTTATACAAAGTTACATAAACGATCCATCTAAAAGAAAATCTCTTTATGGAAAAAGAGCTATTAAAGAGTTTGGTCTTATGCCATCATTAAAAGGTGCTTTAACAGATGAAGAGATAGTTATACTATCTGATTATCTATACTTTAATTTTGAAAAAAAAAGAAAAGCTAGAACAACAGAAGTAGCTGAAGTTATAGATCCAAGAGAAGAACTTTTCAATAAAAATTGTTCAAGTTGTCATGCAGAAGCTTTAGGGGTAACGGTTGATTTGCAAGATAGATACAAAGGCATATATAAAGCTCCATACATAAAAGATTTAGTAAAAAAACTTAAAACTAAAACACAAAATCAAGAAGCTTTTATAGCGTTTATACAAAGTTACATAAATGACCCATCGAAAAGAAAATCTCTTTATGGAAAAAGAGCTATTAAAGAGTTTGGTCTTATGCCATCATTAAAAGGTGCTATGACAGATGAAGAATCAGCACAATTAGCTGAATATCTTTATGAAATATATAA is a window of uncultured Sulfurimonas sp. DNA encoding:
- the rlmB gene encoding 23S rRNA (guanosine(2251)-2'-O)-methyltransferase RlmB; translated protein: MLIYAKQPVQYIIKNYPNKIKTLYLAKDLDKKEYSRLMKMDFEVKRIPADAAGKMCKNANHQGILAEVDDYELHSFKSFLDKDFVLVLSGLTDVGNIGAIVRTAYAMGVEAIVACGVKNLNLEPIMRTSTGALFDMPFALEHNIHNVINDLKTSGFCIYGADMGGVDIRDVKLKQKRVLVLGSEGEGLTSRISSKLDEVVSIKMSHEFDSLNVSVAGAILMDRMRI
- the rsmI gene encoding 16S rRNA (cytidine(1402)-2'-O)-methyltransferase; amino-acid sequence: MLKLIPTPIGNIGDISLRAIEALSEADTLLCEDTRVTKKLIHILKERYNTVFKENQQFISLHSHNEKHFVEKLEPSFFEQNVVYVSDAGMPGISDPGQLLIKYAQENSIEYDVFPGANALLTAFVASGFVETQMLFWGFLPHKGKDRATSLQGALHSGFTTVLYESPHRLQKLLLEIIDEEPNRKIFLAKEISKKYQKYFNGTAKEVLNALSDNFRGEWVVVIEASEMHNSSAISQNDILELDLPKKVQAKLISKITGENTKSCYQRLLKLQ
- the rpmE gene encoding 50S ribosomal protein L31; translated protein: MKKDLHPKLVTCTVTCACGNSFETKSKNDEMRIDICNECHPFFTGSERMVDTAGRIEKFNKRYAKN
- a CDS encoding 16S rRNA (uracil(1498)-N(3))-methyltransferase, whose protein sequence is MIYILHEDASKESLSVKGELYKYLVKVRRHCVDDELYFRNKNDMTRLYKYRVKFIEPRSLLLELISSEENISKSKKTLHIAWCVIDANSIEKVLASLNEIGVAKISFIYCDRSQKNIKLDFKRFERILEASMQQCGRSSYMEFDTYKNIKEFLDKYKDVKVFDFCENTLASEADFERVLIGCEGGFSASERELLATQESFRLDTPMVLRSESAVMAVASKILL
- the nrfD gene encoding NrfD/PsrC family molybdoenzyme membrane anchor subunit; translated protein: MEKYNIAGIEINKVSLYQLFFNKTMLLSYVLLAFGLFGIYEIVNERYFLLTANAFDAGLNQGSHDVALAMKEAIFGHGGEVKRESPWTLYIVNYMYMIYTGSGIIFIVTIGEIFNLQIIKKTAVGFLTLGLCMVFGGLFTIVFDLNMLNMLWMLITPNVGSGMWLMLPLYLVYIPFVMFEIYLLKTDKKKMVKKIAWIILFLGIGIDIAEYYIQARLFDMNTARHLWTTYPILPLYFILSSFLAASGAMILYSYLNYKDELKGDFDTLVKTLRRFALILIVLVASYEAVAFLFIDKKWATVILFEGYAYQFYIYTLLAIAFPILFITLQLIKRKIDASLMLLASLSIIVGTYIGRYIFVYGGNAYPLSDRFGTGFQKYGEYDIINSFISNTPPIPEICIVIGSVGVVLGVYKFLDILLDISKVHLSEN
- a CDS encoding 4Fe-4S dicluster domain-containing protein, with protein sequence MNFAMALDYQDCINCKACEVACKEENGVQLGADKQRIWVGQTEKSIFGNPFVNYYPSQCNHCVDAPCVDVCPTQASYFNDGGLVMVDKDKCILCKGCMEACPYDARYVDDKFVAVDKCTFCFDTRIAKGESTTACQATCPTKVRLFGDLDDENGELVKLLKRRKFFVLKESEGTVPKLFYIFPEDQNFAINSIAEGTTIHTWESFKPLIDKAVSKRSAQWKNII
- a CDS encoding molybdopterin-dependent oxidoreductase; the protein is MEIEVSRRKFLQGSVALSILGASAVSSVALFANKSEKENTKYTFSKVPTLCEMCVNKCAAIAKIENGIVTKLDPNPQFPKSKNMLCARGVAGIHALYDPDRLKYPMIRIGKRGDGKFQRVTWDEAYEAILNGTKDFKGLKDILDEEEDNRSTIGYCAGEGMGEHTYRSFLGNKLGSTNFLNHSSICLQTAVAGYALTIGSYGEADLQNAKYVIMAGANRAEAIVTPDTMDIFKRTRGKGVKLICVDPRFTNTAALSDDWLGIKVGSDLAFVLALTYVAITEVLYNKEFVEQNMNDFESYKQHILSHKYTPEWAEKITGIKAEKIITIARDFMANAPQSIYYQGRRTAWSKQDFQLRRAQAIFTALGGGIDVKGGIVFGKKLPLAEHEVNTPIYANAKGRIDKDVAAIVGATGSWIGWRNLVVENKSPYPIKAMFTYKQNPMLSVPDSSKTTKLFNMMDLVVTIDTMPSDTVIMSDVVLPECSYLEREDPVKSFGGVEPSIALRNKVIEPLYESKPVFEILQGLSKKLSKPLWEITKKHDEDIQDELDDREESEVYEEDGFDLSDMFEHSQEHLNKEAVVSKYGEQAYKSLKEKGVYYPNMDKYFKQVSTNEYEYYPEDKRYYTVSKKDKNENLHDDICVDKKAIAAIKKYINTSSKKVECNLTSLTKKGVDAMPTWNEADYVEVDEGKFKFITGRHAQFTQNATQNNAMLLDLLRENYVWINQDQASQKGINHGDLIEVKSKIGKVYIKAYPTNKIIKDVLFYVHGFGASSEGLTLAHRNGASDNIIIEDAIEPVFGSAAMHETQVEIRKVES
- a CDS encoding c-type cytochrome, which encodes MKMKSFVLIATLFASTLFAQTGSEIFNKNCSSCHADSLGVTVDLQDRYKGIYKAPYIKDLVIKLKAKTQNQEAFTSFIQSYINDPSKRKSLYGKRAIKEFGLMPSLKGALTDEEIVILSDYLYFNFEKKRKARTTEVAEVIDPREELFNKNCSSCHAEALGVTVDLQDRYKGIYKAPYIKDLVKKLKTKTQNQEAFIAFIQSYINDPSKRKSLYGKRAIKEFGLMPSLKGAMTDEESAQLAEYLYEIYK